A single window of uncultured Tolumonas sp. DNA harbors:
- a CDS encoding diguanylate cyclase, whose product MRTNITENEKLMTIISALPDLVFILTESGRYADIFGGSDSEFYHDGSGLIGKSLYDVLPKEKADWFLEQIRLTLQHNKLMVVEYSLAGDDVDSIDRQSGPAGSIWFEGRVKPLPALYNNERAVVWVARNVTNKRHLEMELRYLSEIDVLTGISNRRKLLEKLDEKFQEFQRYQQPTCFLLLDIDQFKSINDQFGHQAGDAAIKHVTQLCVTQLRNVDLIGRLGGDEFGIILPNTSIDEATVCCERLRTAVCSTPFHTGKHDIFITISIGLSEFQAVDSVFDEIIIRADSAMYQSKQQGKNTSRIYNPSIDTL is encoded by the coding sequence ATGCGCACCAATATTACGGAAAATGAAAAGCTCATGACCATTATTTCAGCCCTGCCTGATTTGGTCTTTATCCTGACAGAGTCGGGTCGTTATGCTGATATTTTTGGTGGTTCAGATTCAGAATTTTACCATGATGGCTCAGGGCTAATTGGCAAATCGCTCTATGATGTTTTACCAAAAGAAAAAGCAGATTGGTTTCTAGAGCAAATTCGTTTGACCTTGCAACACAATAAACTCATGGTCGTTGAATATTCCCTGGCTGGCGATGATGTAGATAGCATTGATAGACAAAGTGGCCCCGCTGGCAGTATCTGGTTTGAAGGTCGGGTAAAACCACTGCCCGCGCTTTACAATAATGAAAGAGCTGTGGTTTGGGTCGCGCGTAATGTCACCAATAAACGCCATCTCGAAATGGAGTTAAGATATTTATCCGAAATTGATGTTTTAACCGGGATCAGTAATCGAAGAAAATTACTGGAAAAACTGGACGAAAAATTTCAAGAGTTTCAGCGCTATCAGCAACCCACCTGTTTTCTTCTTTTAGATATCGATCAGTTTAAATCAATCAACGATCAGTTTGGCCATCAAGCTGGCGATGCGGCAATAAAACACGTTACCCAATTATGTGTTACCCAATTACGTAACGTCGACTTAATCGGGCGATTAGGTGGCGATGAATTTGGCATTATTTTACCCAATACATCGATAGACGAAGCAACAGTCTGTTGTGAACGGCTTAGAACTGCTGTTTGTTCAACGCCATTTCACACGGGTAAACACGATATATTTATTACCATCAGTATTGGGCTAAGTGAGTTTCAAGCTGTCGACTCTGTTTTTGACGAGATCATCATTCGCGCGGATAGCGCGATGTATCAATCAAAGCAACAAGGGAAAAATACAAGCCGGATATATAATCCATCTATTGATACGTTGTAG